The Bacillaceae bacterium IKA-2 DNA window CAAAAAGCATCTGGTAAGCGGTTAACACCCAGATATTGAATCGACTTCCCCATTTTTTAATTAAGATTGTCGCAATTGACCATGAAAGTGCCGCACCAAGTCCCAGTAACGTCCCAACATTTAATTGTAGATGAAATCCAAGCGTAATAAACACACCAATAAACCCAGTAATAACTCCGATCCATTGGATCAGTCGGAATCTAATTCCGAGAAAGATCGTTCCTAAAATGACAACCATCAAAGGATTACTAAATGTTAAAATAGAAGATTCTCCTGCTGTAATTGTTCTTAAACTCAAAAATATACAACCCATTACACCGGCCGTCTGAAAGAAACCTACCAGAAAAATCCTTAGCCAATCAAGTCGGAAGCGCGGCAGAGGCTTTTTCCTGACTAATAACGCCATCAAAATACCGGCAATGGTAAAGCGAATGCCAACCAGTAACAGCGGTGAAACATAGGTTAAACCAATCTTACCAATAGTAAAAGAAGATCCCATTAAAAAAGTCGTAAGGAAAACTAGTAATCCGTAATAGATTGGCTTCATATTTCAAACTCCTACCTTTTTTCCGTTGCCATACTTGGTGGTTCATAGATAGTGTACGATAATAGCATCGTTTTTTCATTTAAATCCAATTACTGAAATCATTGATTGCAACCAAATACCAGGTTTCAGCATAAAGCCTATTTTCCGCCTACTCTAGTTTCATTTGTTGATAAATTGATGTTAATTTTTCAACGTCTGTTACTACGCTAAGCTGAGATCGTAAATTCCTTCATCATTTGTCGGAAATGTTAGTTCGTATTATTTAGTGACATAGCCTCTGTCTGCGATCCATATAAAATCCATGGCGAAGGCAGTTCAAATTTGTGGGCAA harbors:
- a CDS encoding DMT family transporter, whose product is MKPIYYGLLVFLTTFLMGSSFTIGKIGLTYVSPLLLVGIRFTIAGILMALLVRKKPLPRFRLDWLRIFLVGFFQTAGVMGCIFLSLRTITAGESSILTFSNPLMVVILGTIFLGIRFRLIQWIGVITGFIGVFITLGFHLQLNVGTLLGLGAALSWSIATILIKKWGSRFNIWVLTAYQMLFGGILLLVMGVTVETPKLIINTTSIAIILWLAIMASIVQFAIWFYLLNKSDPGKTSAFLFLAPFFGILTGWLFLNEVVGWHVYLGGLLIFIGIFLVNWTFSKKSGNQGQAPFPKSG